From a single Anabas testudineus chromosome 5, fAnaTes1.2, whole genome shotgun sequence genomic region:
- the zc3h10 gene encoding zinc finger CCCH domain-containing protein 10, producing MPDRDSSYLSGGGGSGGSLGEEGVPVSGLTGGSSECRGGSGGSGGNVSGSGGMGGGGALGNGNGCGNGGGMGQGAGLALDGVCRDFIRNVCKRGKRCRFRHPDFNEVPDLGVQKNEFIFCHDHQNKECMRSNCRFVHGSKEDEDYYKKTGELPLRLRGKVAARLGLSPMDLPHSRGEVPICRDFLKGECQRGNKCKFRHVKRDYEYEPSRLGVGGVMGPGASGMVNAVGGISSGGGGACGGMQGLVGGGGGNNMMGMGCPSLGGCRDPGLSGVGGVGGGGMSGCLTVASSGQRRYDRSSCSVYDPLLESGLFDAGSLEASMDHTALQLKRRRLEGLRLADGSGGGHYELGVQATLPPRPLEYRFLEEENSLLRKRVEELKKQVSNLIATNEVLLEQNAQFRSQAKVMTMSSTPAPTEQSLAPPVGAVSSYNHGIAQTHTTLSSAGLQPRPVTQQDLVAPTGAPAAPPNNAAPPTAPPPHLNPEITPLSAALAQTIAQGMAPPVSMAPVAVSVAPVAVSMTQPLPGITMSHATTPMVSYPIASQSMRITTLPH from the exons ATGCCTGACCGGGACAGTTCCTACCTGTCAGGTGGTGGTGGGAGCGGTGGTAGTCTTGGTGAAGAAGGAGTACCTGTGTCTGGTTTGACTGGAGGTTCATCAGAGTGCAGAGGGGGGTCAGGAGGAAGCGGAGGAAACGTGTCAGGCTCTGGGGGCATGGGGGGAGGAGGGGCACTCGGTAATGGCAATGGTTGTGGGAATGGTGGAGGCATGGGGCAAGGTGCAGGACTGGCGTTGGACGGCGTCTGCAGGGACTTTATACGCAATGTCTGTAAGAGAGGGAAGCGCTGCCGCTTTAGACACCCAGATTTTAACGAGGTGCCTGATTTGGGCGTGCAGAAGAATGAGTTTATCTTTTGTCATGATCATCAGAATAAGGAGTGTATGCGCTCCAACTGCCGCTTTGTCCACGGATCAAAGGAGGATGAGGACTATTACAAGAAAACTGGAGAGCTGCCCCTCAGATTAAGGGGGAAAGTTGCAGCACGCCTGGGCTTGTCGCCCATGGATCTCCCCCATAGCCGTGGGGAGGTCCCTATCTGCAGAGACTTCCTGAAGGGAGAGTGCCAAAGGGGGAACAAATGCAAATTTCGGCATGTCAAAAGGGACTATGAATATGAACCTTCTCGACTTGGAGTGGGCGGTGTTATGGGGCCAGGTGCCAGTGGAATGGTGAATGCTGTCGGAGGGATAAgtagtggaggaggtggtgccTGTGGAGGAATGCAGGGACTtgtgggaggtggaggtggaaatAATATGATGGGCATGGGCTGCCCTAGCTTAGGTGGTTGCAGAGATCCAGGCTTATCAGGCGTTGGGGGAGTGGGTGGAGGTGGCATGAGTGGTTGTCTGACCGTGGCTTCTTCAGGACAACGACGTTATGACAGGAGCTCTTGCTCAGTGTATGACCCTCTGCTCGAGAGCGGGCTGTTCGATGCTGGTTCTCTGGAGGCCTCTATGGACCACACTGCCCTACAACTGAAGAGGCGGCGGTTGGAGGGTCTACGCCTGGCAGATGGGAGCGGAGGTGGGCACTATGAGCTGGGAGTTCAAGCCACCTTGCCACCACGTCCTCTGGAATACAGGTTCCTGGAGGAAGAAAACTCCCTGCTGAGGAAAAGAGTAGAAGAGCTGAAGAAGcag GTTTCAAATCTCATTGCCACAAACGAGGTTCTTCTGGAACAGAACGCCCAGTTCCGAAGCCAGGCCAAAGTGATGACGATGTCTTCGACTCCTGCTCCCACTGAGCAGAGTCTGGCACCCCCTGTGGGTGCAGTGAGTTCCTATAACCATGGCATTGCCCAGACTCATACCACCCTCAGCAGCGCAGGACTGCAGCCTCGGCCTGTCACTCAGCAGGACCTGGTAGCTCCCACCGGTGCTCCTGCAGCGCCACCAAACAATGCTGCTCCACCTACAGCTCCTCCTCCGCACCTCAACCCTGAGATCACCCCCCTCTCAGCTGCCCTCGCACAGACCATTGCACAAGGAATGGCACCTCCTGTTTCTATGGCACCCGTAGCTGTATCTGTGGCACCAGTGGCAGTCAGCATGACACAGCCTCTGCCTGGCATCACCATGAGTCATGCCACCACCCCAATGGTGTCGTACCCCATTGCAAGTCAAAGCATGAGGATCACCACTCTGCCTCACTAA
- the si:dkey-28n18.9 gene encoding sorting nexin-6 isoform X1 has translation MMEEAKEETSALSVHGHNIQVTEVLKDGDTLTFLIVSPKLSGTGEYHVHRTYEDFEWMQQHLFSQEDVPGIQGVIFPPLPAKAQANPSAKVMKQLGVLGLGEWQPYCKALEAYLQQVASHRVLCKNKAVEIFLTSSDPPGKQRVKKNIFNRLSQAVEEMRKESHKDVDGFFQTERDQNLIVTGCAKNAAERFLDVMQTEQKIAVACGHFSAALHLCVEPGEDPDKQAFSKVCVKLSEVFDSMKKNMMTVAKNNVNTLGLGLDLESRYQEAEKEMLFRRTCKLVELESARRNADKAKPVKKAAMEEVKKAAETEFNQICGVAKEEIAQFKGIRMAALQQALVQWCEQQLLTAKESADQFNQHLQAFRGMAY, from the exons ATGATG GAAGAGGCAAAAGAGGAGACATCTGCTCTCAGTGTCCATGGTCATAACATTCAAGTTACAGAGGTGCTGAAAGATGGGGACACGCTGACCTTTCTAATTGTATCTCCAAAG cTGTCTGGGACAGGAGAGTACCATGTGCACAGGACCTATGAGGATTTTGAGTGGATGCAGCAGCACCTGTTTTCTCAGGAGGATGTGCCCGGGATTCAGGGAGTGATA tttcctcctctccctgcaAAGGCTCAGGCAAATCCATCTGCCAAGGTCATGAAACAGCTCG GTGTCCTTGGTTTAGGAGAGTGGCAGCCATACTGCAAAGCACTGGAAGCGTACCTCCAGCAGGTGGCTTCACACCGCGTGCTCTGCAAAAACAAAGCTGTGGAGATCTTCCTTACTAGCTCAGAC CCCCCAGGTAAACAAAgagtgaagaaaaacattttcaaccgGCTCAGTCAAGCTGTGGAGGAGATGAGGAAAGAAAGCCATAAG GATGTGGACGGGTTCTTTCAAACTGAGCGCGATCAGAACCTCATAGTAACTGGCTGTGCCAAGAATGCGGCTGAG aGGTTCCTGGATGTGATGCAAACTGAGCAAA AAATAGCAGTGGCCTGTGGGCACTTCTCAGCTGCTCTGCATCTCTGTGTTGAACCAGGGGAGGATCCTGACAAACAAGCTTTTTCTAA GGTTTGTGTGAAATTATCGGAAGTCTTCGATTCGATGAAg aaaaataTGATGACTGTTGCTAAGAACAATGTAAACACTCTTGGGCTAGGCCTGGACCTGGAGTCACGCTATCAAGAGGCAGAAAAG GAAATGCTCTTTAGAAGAACCTGTAAACTGGTGGAGTTGGAGAGTGCCAGAAGGAATGCAGACAAGGCGAAACCTGTGAAGAAGGCTGCT ATGGAAGAAGTgaagaaagcagcagagacagagtttAATCAAATTTGTGGAGTGGCTAAAGAAGAG ATTGCACAGTTCAAGGGAATCCGCATGGCGGCGTTGCAACAGGCTCTGGTTCAGTGGTGTGAACAGCAGCTTCTTACAGCCAAAGAAAGTGCTGACCAGTTCAACCAGCACCTGCAAGCCTTTAGAGGGATGGCCTACTGA
- the LOC113154474 gene encoding dnaJ homolog subfamily B member 9-like has translation MAAPATLRWMQACVVLLLCLSEALPAASETSRNYYDTLNVEPSATDREIKKAFRKLAIRYHPDKNKSADAEKTFREIAEAYTVLSDKEKRRLYDSVDHDTFLRNEASDDPGDEDETSFPFSFSDLFHDFDEAFFMEEPHFHWSSNQDGDDGDVLYEHYSFEGPGFSLYFGDEDENEEEYYH, from the exons ATGGCAGCGCCTGCAACTCTCCGCTGGATGCAAGCCTGCGTggtcctgctgctctgcttatCTGAAGCCCTCCCTGCAGCCTCGGAGACGAGCAGAAACTACTATGACACCCTCAATGTTGAGCCAAGTGCAACCGACAGGGAGATAAAAAAGGCTTTCCGAAAACTGGCCATCAGGTATCACCCCGATAAGAACAAGAGCGCCGACGCAGAGAAGACTTTCAGAGAGATCGCTGAAG CTTACACAGTGCTCTCTgacaaggagaagaggaggctCTACGACAGCGTGGACCACGACACTTTCCTAAGAAACGAGGCCTCTGACGACCCCGGGGACGAGGACGAGACAAGCTTCCCCTTCAGTTTCTCCGACTTATTCCACGACTTTGACGAGGCTTTTTTCATGGAGGAGCCACATTTCCACTGGAGCTCTAACCAGGATGGGGACGATGGGGACGTCCTCTATGAACATTATAGTTTTGAGGGGCCTGGCTTCAGTTTATATTTTGGTGATGAGGATGAAAACGAGGAAGAGTATTATCACTGA
- the si:dkey-28n18.9 gene encoding sorting nexin-6 isoform X2: MMLSGTGEYHVHRTYEDFEWMQQHLFSQEDVPGIQGVIFPPLPAKAQANPSAKVMKQLGVLGLGEWQPYCKALEAYLQQVASHRVLCKNKAVEIFLTSSDPPGKQRVKKNIFNRLSQAVEEMRKESHKDVDGFFQTERDQNLIVTGCAKNAAERFLDVMQTEQKIAVACGHFSAALHLCVEPGEDPDKQAFSKVCVKLSEVFDSMKKNMMTVAKNNVNTLGLGLDLESRYQEAEKEMLFRRTCKLVELESARRNADKAKPVKKAAMEEVKKAAETEFNQICGVAKEEIAQFKGIRMAALQQALVQWCEQQLLTAKESADQFNQHLQAFRGMAY; the protein is encoded by the exons ATGATG cTGTCTGGGACAGGAGAGTACCATGTGCACAGGACCTATGAGGATTTTGAGTGGATGCAGCAGCACCTGTTTTCTCAGGAGGATGTGCCCGGGATTCAGGGAGTGATA tttcctcctctccctgcaAAGGCTCAGGCAAATCCATCTGCCAAGGTCATGAAACAGCTCG GTGTCCTTGGTTTAGGAGAGTGGCAGCCATACTGCAAAGCACTGGAAGCGTACCTCCAGCAGGTGGCTTCACACCGCGTGCTCTGCAAAAACAAAGCTGTGGAGATCTTCCTTACTAGCTCAGAC CCCCCAGGTAAACAAAgagtgaagaaaaacattttcaaccgGCTCAGTCAAGCTGTGGAGGAGATGAGGAAAGAAAGCCATAAG GATGTGGACGGGTTCTTTCAAACTGAGCGCGATCAGAACCTCATAGTAACTGGCTGTGCCAAGAATGCGGCTGAG aGGTTCCTGGATGTGATGCAAACTGAGCAAA AAATAGCAGTGGCCTGTGGGCACTTCTCAGCTGCTCTGCATCTCTGTGTTGAACCAGGGGAGGATCCTGACAAACAAGCTTTTTCTAA GGTTTGTGTGAAATTATCGGAAGTCTTCGATTCGATGAAg aaaaataTGATGACTGTTGCTAAGAACAATGTAAACACTCTTGGGCTAGGCCTGGACCTGGAGTCACGCTATCAAGAGGCAGAAAAG GAAATGCTCTTTAGAAGAACCTGTAAACTGGTGGAGTTGGAGAGTGCCAGAAGGAATGCAGACAAGGCGAAACCTGTGAAGAAGGCTGCT ATGGAAGAAGTgaagaaagcagcagagacagagtttAATCAAATTTGTGGAGTGGCTAAAGAAGAG ATTGCACAGTTCAAGGGAATCCGCATGGCGGCGTTGCAACAGGCTCTGGTTCAGTGGTGTGAACAGCAGCTTCTTACAGCCAAAGAAAGTGCTGACCAGTTCAACCAGCACCTGCAAGCCTTTAGAGGGATGGCCTACTGA